From Cellulomonas oligotrophica, a single genomic window includes:
- a CDS encoding enolase C-terminal domain-like protein — protein MHQTHALRSIIKMTADDGSVGWGETYGDDIMLRWLGAVAERLVGIDVLDVHRIEAVVDAELDAGVHEEVAAAPAGAGYPMADAASAKTRAAVLSAFEVPCLDLIGKSLGVPVSALLGGARRDRVDYSAYLFYKWAEHPGRPYAADSWGEVLDAAAMVGEARRMVDEYGFRSLKVKGGVLTPAEEVETVRALRAEFPTLPIRIDPNAAWTVDVAVAVGEALEGDLEYLEDPVAGTAAMAEVARRVKMPLATNMCVTAFEDLPEAVREGAPQVILSDHHFWGGLRRSVQLDTLCHTFGIELSMHSNTHLGISLAAMTHFGAVSRSLAYSCDTHTPWQTEDVLAAETPLRFEGGAVRVPTAPGLGIEVDEDAVARLHQQWRECGVRTRDDVTPMRAVDPTWTGDVPRFTTL, from the coding sequence GTGCACCAGACCCACGCGTTGCGCTCGATCATCAAGATGACGGCCGACGACGGCTCGGTCGGGTGGGGCGAGACGTACGGCGATGACATCATGCTGCGTTGGCTGGGGGCCGTCGCCGAGCGGCTCGTCGGCATCGACGTCCTGGACGTCCACCGCATCGAGGCGGTTGTGGACGCCGAGCTCGACGCCGGTGTCCACGAGGAGGTTGCTGCCGCTCCGGCGGGAGCCGGCTATCCGATGGCAGACGCGGCGTCGGCGAAGACCCGTGCCGCGGTCCTGTCCGCCTTCGAGGTGCCATGCCTGGACCTCATCGGCAAGTCGCTCGGCGTGCCCGTCTCGGCGCTCCTCGGGGGTGCTCGCCGCGACCGCGTGGACTACAGCGCCTATCTGTTCTACAAGTGGGCCGAGCACCCCGGGCGGCCCTACGCGGCCGACTCGTGGGGCGAGGTGCTGGACGCCGCGGCGATGGTCGGCGAGGCGCGGCGCATGGTCGACGAGTATGGCTTCCGCTCGCTCAAGGTCAAGGGTGGCGTGCTAACCCCGGCGGAAGAGGTCGAGACCGTACGCGCGCTGCGCGCCGAGTTCCCGACGCTGCCGATTCGGATCGACCCGAACGCGGCGTGGACCGTGGACGTCGCCGTCGCCGTCGGCGAGGCGCTCGAGGGTGACCTCGAGTACCTCGAGGACCCGGTCGCCGGCACCGCTGCCATGGCGGAGGTCGCCCGTCGGGTGAAGATGCCGCTCGCCACGAACATGTGCGTGACCGCGTTCGAGGACCTCCCCGAGGCTGTGCGGGAGGGGGCCCCACAGGTGATCTTGTCGGACCACCACTTCTGGGGAGGGCTGCGCCGTTCCGTGCAGCTCGACACTCTGTGCCACACGTTCGGGATCGAGTTGTCGATGCACTCGAACACGCATCTCGGGATCAGCCTCGCGGCGATGACCCACTTCGGCGCGGTGTCGAGATCGCTCGCGTACTCGTGCGACACGCACACCCCCTGGCAGACGGAGGACGTCCTCGCCGCTGAGACCCCGTTGCGATTCGAGGGCGGCGCGGTGCGAGTACCGACGGCGCCCGGGCTGGGGATCGAGGTCGACGAGGACGCCGTGGCCCGGCTTCACCAGCAGTGGCGCGAGTGCGGCGTGCGGACGCGGGACGACGTCACGCCGATGCGCGCCGTCGACCCGACCTGGACCGGCGACGTCCCGCGGTTCACGACTCTCTGA
- a CDS encoding ATP-grasp domain-containing protein, protein MRTDNARVLVVGGGRHLQSELRRAHSGLRTVVLCRASGLGLVPEPAANDFVGVLPDDAPVSTWVAAARALRQVWRYERVAALAEIDQDKAAAIAQDAGLDYHAPELVEVVNDKHRMRAVLAQSGLTRVRAEMPTDADAAVAAAGRLGLPVVVKPNGGRGSAGVSIVRSPDEVRDAFALAARLGADVGEHGACLQVTPPMLEQFVAGPEFSVECFTIDGNHHVAAVTEKFVDERTHVEVGHLVPARVDPDAHELIVRYTESVLTALGVTWGVTHTEVILAPDGPEIVETHLRKAGDEILELVRDCTGWDLDAATVLQAGGGQVEAPPWDVDDARRGRHYQRCAAVWYAAADGPGTLVNVHGLDEVATAPDVRDARQLVATGAEVEALTSSLSRVVRVRTVGADPDATVSRAQAQVGRVRIEVVAR, encoded by the coding sequence TTGCGAACCGACAACGCTCGCGTCCTGGTCGTCGGCGGAGGGCGGCACCTACAGTCTGAGTTGCGGCGCGCCCATTCCGGCCTGCGGACGGTCGTCCTGTGCCGCGCCTCCGGTCTCGGGCTCGTGCCCGAGCCGGCGGCGAACGACTTCGTCGGGGTGCTGCCGGACGACGCCCCGGTGTCGACGTGGGTCGCCGCGGCGCGGGCGCTCCGTCAGGTATGGCGGTACGAGCGGGTCGCCGCTCTGGCGGAGATCGACCAGGACAAGGCGGCAGCCATCGCCCAGGATGCAGGGCTGGACTACCACGCGCCGGAGCTCGTCGAGGTCGTGAACGACAAGCACCGGATGCGCGCGGTCCTTGCGCAGAGTGGACTGACCCGCGTCCGGGCCGAGATGCCCACGGACGCTGACGCCGCCGTAGCCGCGGCGGGTCGGCTCGGGCTCCCCGTCGTGGTGAAGCCGAACGGCGGCCGCGGCAGCGCCGGGGTCAGCATCGTGCGCAGCCCGGACGAGGTCCGCGACGCGTTCGCCCTGGCGGCGCGCCTCGGTGCCGACGTGGGCGAGCATGGCGCCTGCCTGCAGGTCACACCCCCGATGCTCGAGCAGTTCGTCGCCGGGCCGGAGTTCAGCGTCGAGTGCTTCACGATCGACGGCAACCACCACGTTGCGGCGGTCACCGAGAAGTTCGTCGACGAGCGGACTCACGTCGAGGTCGGGCACCTCGTGCCCGCCCGGGTGGACCCCGACGCCCACGAGCTGATCGTCCGCTATACCGAGTCCGTCCTCACGGCCCTCGGCGTCACGTGGGGTGTGACGCACACCGAGGTGATCCTGGCGCCCGACGGCCCCGAGATCGTCGAGACGCACCTCCGCAAGGCGGGTGACGAGATCCTCGAGCTCGTGCGCGATTGCACCGGGTGGGACCTCGACGCTGCCACGGTCCTGCAGGCCGGTGGTGGACAGGTCGAGGCGCCGCCTTGGGATGTCGATGACGCCCGACGTGGGCGCCACTACCAGCGCTGCGCGGCAGTCTGGTACGCGGCGGCAGACGGTCCCGGGACGCTCGTCAACGTGCACGGCCTCGACGAGGTCGCTACCGCGCCCGACGTGCGTGACGCGCGCCAGTTGGTCGCGACCGGGGCCGAGGTCGAGGCACTGACCTCCTCGCTCAGCCGGGTCGTTCGCGTCCGCACGGTCGGGGCGGACCCGGACGCCACGGTGAGCCGGGCACAGGCGCAGGTGGGCCGCGTCCGCATCGAGGTGGTTGCGCGGTGA
- a CDS encoding Gfo/Idh/MocA family oxidoreductase, with protein sequence MSATVVVGAGVAGRELHARPVSRAVPGRPIVLVDPRLPSGHGTAPHLDALPDHVDLRDAVVHVCTPTDLHVTTLLDVVDRGARRVVLEKPLATTSDDLDRLATCIERTPDVRVRPVAVWPHAAAIDDLRAVVGAATPRQLAEGRMVMVQTKQRRSDSLAGRGGGQDAFDVELPHMVLLAVHLLGPVVELERSSARSAAWMPELPASGGATVRLRHGSGAVSTLVTRLDSSGRRRHVTVAMGRRWRRVHLPVDRHHPWSLTTGPDGTIVRRTESPLDRFFVEAYSLLTGPGPHARPTVSLQEHLHAARTCLQARSLAGRDGSTPS encoded by the coding sequence GTGAGCGCGACCGTCGTCGTCGGCGCCGGGGTCGCCGGCCGCGAGCTGCACGCAAGGCCCGTGTCGCGTGCCGTTCCCGGCCGACCGATCGTGCTGGTCGACCCGCGTCTGCCGTCGGGGCACGGCACTGCTCCCCACCTCGACGCGCTGCCCGACCACGTGGACCTGCGCGACGCCGTGGTCCATGTCTGCACACCGACCGATCTGCACGTGACGACGCTGCTCGACGTGGTCGACCGCGGAGCACGCCGCGTGGTGCTGGAGAAGCCGCTCGCCACGACCTCAGACGATCTGGACCGCCTGGCTACGTGCATCGAGCGCACGCCCGACGTCCGCGTCAGACCGGTCGCCGTCTGGCCGCACGCCGCCGCGATCGACGACCTGCGGGCGGTGGTGGGTGCGGCGACCCCGCGCCAGCTCGCGGAGGGGCGGATGGTGATGGTCCAGACCAAGCAGCGACGTTCCGACTCGCTGGCCGGACGCGGCGGCGGGCAGGACGCGTTCGACGTGGAGCTGCCGCACATGGTGCTGCTGGCCGTACACCTGCTCGGCCCGGTCGTCGAGCTGGAGAGGTCCAGTGCGCGGTCCGCGGCGTGGATGCCGGAGCTGCCGGCCTCCGGCGGGGCGACCGTGCGCCTGCGGCACGGCTCGGGTGCCGTGTCGACGCTCGTGACCCGTCTCGACTCGTCCGGCCGACGCCGTCACGTGACCGTCGCGATGGGAAGGCGGTGGCGTCGCGTCCATCTGCCCGTCGACCGGCACCACCCGTGGTCGCTCACGACGGGCCCCGACGGGACGATCGTGCGCCGTACGGAGAGCCCCCTGGACCGATTCTTCGTCGAGGCGTACAGCCTGCTCACCGGGCCGGGGCCGCACGCACGGCCGACCGTCTCGCTGCAGGAGCACCTACACGCCGCACGGACCTGCCTGCAAGCCCGCTCGCTCGCCGGCCGAGACGGGAGCACGCCCTCATGA
- a CDS encoding DegT/DnrJ/EryC1/StrS family aminotransferase, with protein MESDRDRLGALLRASVSDPGQVLDDLEAEVRRRTGAGHAVLCNSGTDALVALLLAAGIGPGDEVVVPAYSFFATASCVVHAGATPVFADIDPRTYALTAETVRPVLTERTAAVLVVHLFHQTADTEPLVRLTAEHGVLLLEDSAEAVGMSRHGVHAGLLGAGGVLSFFPTKTWGALGDCGVLVTDDPQLAARARAAVSVGDPTAGWPSAPDAVQAAVLLARAPRLDDEIAHRQQLANLYGTLLAHVHQVTAPRVVAPPEVAEPVWYVYLVEAERRDALAEHLARHGIGTEVYYPRALPDQPCLAADAVAQVPVARAAATRALALPLYADLTPDDVRRVVRHVVDFYATEDPS; from the coding sequence ATGGAGAGTGACCGCGACAGGCTCGGCGCACTCCTGCGGGCGAGCGTCAGCGACCCCGGGCAGGTTCTCGACGACCTGGAGGCCGAGGTCCGACGCCGCACCGGCGCCGGGCATGCCGTCCTGTGCAACTCCGGCACGGACGCGCTCGTCGCGCTGCTGCTCGCCGCCGGGATCGGGCCCGGTGACGAGGTTGTCGTGCCGGCGTACAGCTTCTTCGCAACGGCGTCCTGCGTCGTGCACGCCGGGGCCACGCCCGTGTTCGCCGACATCGACCCCCGCACGTACGCACTGACGGCCGAGACCGTCCGGCCGGTCCTGACCGAGCGGACCGCCGCGGTGCTGGTGGTACACCTGTTCCACCAGACGGCCGACACCGAACCGCTGGTGAGGCTGACCGCAGAGCACGGTGTCCTCCTGCTCGAGGACAGCGCGGAGGCGGTCGGGATGAGTCGACACGGCGTGCACGCGGGGCTCCTCGGCGCGGGCGGCGTGCTGTCGTTCTTCCCGACGAAGACCTGGGGCGCACTCGGCGACTGCGGTGTCCTCGTGACGGACGACCCGCAGCTCGCGGCGCGCGCCCGCGCCGCCGTCTCCGTCGGCGATCCCACGGCGGGATGGCCCAGCGCACCGGACGCGGTCCAGGCGGCCGTGCTCCTGGCGCGCGCACCCCGCCTCGACGACGAGATCGCGCACCGCCAGCAGCTCGCGAACCTGTACGGGACGCTGCTCGCGCACGTCCACCAGGTGACTGCGCCGCGAGTCGTAGCGCCGCCGGAAGTCGCGGAGCCGGTCTGGTACGTCTACCTGGTGGAGGCGGAGCGGCGTGACGCCCTCGCCGAGCACCTGGCTCGGCACGGGATCGGCACGGAGGTCTACTACCCCCGGGCGCTGCCTGACCAGCCGTGCCTCGCCGCGGACGCCGTCGCGCAGGTGCCCGTAGCCCGGGCGGCTGCGACGAGGGCCCTCGCCCTTCCTCTCTACGCCGACCTCACGCCGGACGACGTCCGGCGTGTGGTGCGGCATGTTGTCGACTTCTACGCCAC